DNA sequence from the Leptospira limi genome:
GGGAAAGGATTTTCAAAAAAATGGAAAACAAAGTCCAAAATACAATGATGCACTTTTGTTATATGGACTTGGTTTGATGGATTTAAAAAACGAATCCGAAGCCAAAAAGGTTTTTTCAGAAATTGAATCTAACTCTCCTTCTAAACATATTTTGGTCCAATTGGAAGAGATCAAAACAGTTGGGAAATAAATGAAAGGTCTTCGTGTTTCACAAGGTAAGTGGAAAGGAAAAGAAATTCCATCACCACCCGATGTATCTGGTCATCTCAACTTTACCAATAGCCTCGTTAAAAAAGCAATTTTTTCACTTATGGATTCTCGGTTATTGTCTTGGGGCCTTAGTTTTGAATCAGTTTTGTTTTGCGATTATTTTGCTGGAAGTGGGCAAATCTCTGCAGAGGCGTATAGCCTTTCAGTCAAACGACTTCTAACATACGAATTAGACCAAACACGATTTCGAAATTTACATACTCTATTTCGCGGACTACCAAATGTACAATTGTTTCGAAAAGATGCCACGAAACATGCGTTAAAGTGGGAGCTGGGAGAAGAATT
Encoded proteins:
- a CDS encoding RsmD family RNA methyltransferase, which translates into the protein MKGLRVSQGKWKGKEIPSPPDVSGHLNFTNSLVKKAIFSLMDSRLLSWGLSFESVLFCDYFAGSGQISAEAYSLSVKRLLTYELDQTRFRNLHTLFRGLPNVQLFRKDATKHALKWELGEELAYIYYLDPPYTYWSETPMRMKEMLEDLYQFCLSTNKPFLILCQIPEHQSTKNIWVNVPYKIREYGSHFIIETGYETMETLEE